One Clostridia bacterium DNA segment encodes these proteins:
- a CDS encoding response regulator transcription factor translates to MKRILIIEDEASIAELERDYLEINGFSVIIENSGDTGLKRAVGEEFDLIVLDLMLPKIDGFEICRQIRNEKNTPILMVSARKEDIDKIRGLGLGADDYITKPFSPSELVARVKAHITRYERLVGNNKQKDEEIRIRGLRIDKASRRVFVNDTEVVLTTKEFDLLVFLALNPNRVFSKEEIFDRIWGMDSIGDIATVTVHIKKIREKVELDSSNPQYIETIWGAGYRFKV, encoded by the coding sequence ATGAAAAGAATATTAATAATTGAAGATGAAGCAAGTATTGCAGAACTGGAGAGGGATTATCTCGAAATAAACGGCTTTTCTGTTATTATTGAGAATAGTGGTGATACAGGTTTAAAGAGAGCTGTTGGTGAAGAATTCGACCTGATTGTATTGGACCTTATGCTGCCTAAAATTGATGGGTTTGAAATTTGCAGACAAATCCGGAATGAAAAAAACACACCTATTCTTATGGTATCTGCAAGAAAGGAAGATATAGATAAGATAAGAGGCTTGGGTCTCGGAGCCGATGACTACATCACTAAACCTTTCAGTCCCAGTGAACTGGTAGCAAGGGTAAAAGCCCACATTACAAGGTATGAACGTCTGGTAGGAAATAATAAGCAAAAAGATGAGGAAATAAGGATCAGAGGGTTAAGAATAGATAAAGCTTCAAGGCGTGTTTTCGTTAACGACACTGAAGTTGTTCTTACTACTAAGGAATTCGATTTGCTTGTGTTTCTGGCGCTTAATCCCAACAGGGTTTTCAGCAAGGAAGAAATATTTGACAGGATATGGGGTATGGATTCTATAGGTGATATAGCTACTGTAACTGTCCACATAAAGAAAATAAGGGAAAAAGTAGAGCTTGATTCTTCAAACCCCCAGTATATTGAAACCATATGGGGTGCAGGGTACAGGTTTAAGGTTTGA
- a CDS encoding amino acid adenylation domain-containing protein, translated as MLKLTRDNIKQSVYEIISKVTGHITEDLDNDMYLEADLGLDSIKMITLMNEIIKLVLPEQMEEFKDRYPPASLMAMQSVGDIVEIFEKWYEQAADEQAGQNKDSPGMPVLSDNDNVFHSYSEAAPVNADIKQSVYEIISKVTGHTTKHLDNDMYLEADLGLDSIKMITLMNEIIKLVPPEQMEEFKDKYPAASLMAMQSVGDIVEIFEKWKKSANIQNKNHVINSEAGSTGGKQPEYLQILNSQYPFLMCYQTISTLTISSGVMIYGELNITCLKDAWKELIFRHPSLRVMFEKLPGAKSFKGYSQKVLNNFLLPDIPVEDVRYLNNSEHEQFLKETYEKSLNHKFDLFSWPLHKITVIRTGDRSYNLILSIIHLISDGLGNQQILKELLEIYAAKLDGRMADLPPAVLVPGYNDLVKDMNSWNSTEENSALESYLRQQGKEKYFFNPSDKKLDLPEPFTPIKTKVKKYWINETVTKKFILNTKVWHVSLFVLLVSAYLKTIKQLEESTEKIIINLPTGGRVYPNADATGILGSFAQNMALTFYVESDTETWKDLIERVNTEIKSRLASGIDRAQTYQAAFAAKENEMLIDGEIPETVASIIRSSVKSNLYLSFVGNTYIKELYGSLEVRDYEAYTCTNPGTIDILVELFHGRILLTSNYDSTFFDEAYIDVHMNRLVDNINELAEVSEENGEVSQTVLTPVTCSKEVEAELCRIAGEICQREFRNFDLDKDIDSELGIDSLERIRIVARLSKVKKNLDRKSLFNCRTLREMSWLLDENITSANGKNDKTNIQIPYLKVVEQCRLTPDAQAVLFEEQSISYSELEHITNKLANCLKSKGIGRGTIVGIMTLPGPMMILGMLGILKSGAAYVPVDASYPTGRIQYIINHSELNVLLTEETLAEQVKGLIKDCPGIKSLIFLDNLTKRQEFQSIGLVEKDAWMAFPAIQPEYESSPDDLMVVLYTSGSTGNPKGVMLNHLGYMNRLEWHQKKFNLKPGERVAQKTSCCFDISVWELYWPLMYGGTLCPVRKEIVRNPWELAQWLIDTKINIMHFVPSLFGEFVHALEDEDYYFKDLRWLIFSGEALPMSYIQEWIDKHGMSTKLANLYGPTEASIDVTYHIIDKRPGSDGESQIPIGKPIDNVNILNLDENMRMLSEGEIGELWIGGIQLAKGYLKNPEKTAEAFKPNPFKEIQGDYLYRTGDLTKKRADGSFEYHGRIDNQVKIRGFRVELGEIETVLSSHCNINEAAVIAVESSEGQSQLVAYLSGKMTADSEIKDYIGNKLPYYMIPHRIEWVQSLPKNPNGKLDRRAVKELYFNKSGGAREIEPLTAPVKKESPQAGNNEEKEVFIPLAPAQNWLMSYFDYPYNWTGYTRFLFKQSLDYCAFNKAITMLTNRHDALRSILCRKGSRWVQKILPQGEYINVEYLDASHMNKKQIDDAVNALIRDTIQVFSVDKWPLWKIIAIKTPDNLHDMVIVGHHLISDVVTNSLLFKELWQIYYHLLSEEKIKLQTPGSFREFVELVESEKSRKWKEYIDYWTKMFPSKEQIFSIPTDFAPGSNDEGSADTEKFVLDNMQTAKILSNAKKFFCSNVYSILLAPLYKMLGEQYRQSKVIVSHRVHGRDVGGDNTFFQTAGNFAVNFPLGIEIDQNENWASLVEKIKGTLKKVPMNGISYDVVSENLPVYMCPDIKLTPVRANYLGNRDVPQFDVFEFYKNGKDRRYSLPQQKRISIIEFFFSIVDGSLNVEIEYSRNLYSADTIKQLGEKYMESLKMLIGFVEGVSCDKNKTVNNSKYSKGLLSDKVVIVTGGGRGIGRSIALSMAREGAEIVIVSRTKEDLEQTAGEIQKLGGRPMIIPVDVTKLSDVNSAVEKILREFGRIDVLVNNAGITKLAAINDIEPDEWRKIIEVNLFGTYNFCKAVIPHFTKRNQGKIINIGSDSSFIGYPLMSAYSASKHAVLGLTKSLAEELKLQNVQVNAICPALVDTGMAPKALRNGAIPPEKISDTAVFLASSMSDYITGEAIKVYGKQDMYWFGSRQTDMFKTILQDKRNVT; from the coding sequence ATGTTGAAATTAACACGGGATAACATCAAACAGTCGGTTTATGAAATTATATCGAAGGTTACAGGGCACATAACTGAGGACCTGGATAATGACATGTACCTTGAGGCAGATTTGGGGCTGGATTCAATTAAGATGATAACATTGATGAATGAGATTATTAAGCTGGTCCTACCTGAGCAAATGGAAGAATTCAAAGACAGATATCCCCCAGCGTCATTGATGGCAATGCAATCCGTGGGAGATATTGTTGAAATCTTCGAAAAATGGTATGAGCAGGCTGCCGATGAACAAGCGGGACAAAACAAAGACAGTCCGGGAATGCCTGTTTTAAGTGACAATGATAATGTATTTCATAGTTATAGTGAAGCAGCACCAGTCAACGCCGACATCAAACAGTCGGTTTATGAAATTATATCGAAGGTTACAGGACACACAACTAAGCATCTGGACAATGATATGTACCTTGAGGCAGATTTGGGGCTGGATTCAATTAAGATGATAACATTGATGAATGAGATTATTAAGCTGGTCCCACCCGAACAAATGGAAGAATTCAAAGACAAGTATCCAGCAGCGTCATTGATGGCAATGCAATCCGTGGGAGATATTGTTGAAATCTTCGAAAAATGGAAAAAATCAGCAAATATACAAAACAAGAATCATGTAATAAATTCGGAGGCTGGATCTACCGGAGGAAAGCAGCCTGAGTATCTGCAAATCTTAAATTCCCAGTACCCTTTTCTAATGTGTTATCAGACAATATCCACGCTTACAATCAGTTCGGGAGTAATGATATACGGTGAATTAAATATAACCTGCCTGAAAGATGCCTGGAAAGAGTTAATCTTTCGGCATCCGTCACTACGCGTGATGTTTGAGAAGCTACCGGGGGCTAAAAGCTTTAAGGGATACAGCCAGAAAGTCCTAAACAACTTTCTTCTACCGGATATTCCGGTAGAGGATGTAAGATATCTTAATAACAGCGAACATGAGCAATTCCTGAAAGAAACATATGAAAAAAGCTTAAATCATAAGTTTGATTTATTTTCATGGCCTTTACATAAGATAACTGTAATTCGTACAGGAGACAGAAGCTACAATCTTATTCTGTCAATTATACATCTAATTTCAGATGGGCTTGGAAATCAGCAAATATTAAAAGAATTACTGGAAATTTATGCAGCAAAGCTTGATGGCAGAATGGCAGACTTGCCGCCGGCTGTTTTAGTGCCCGGGTATAATGATTTAGTGAAAGATATGAATTCGTGGAATAGCACTGAAGAGAATAGTGCACTTGAGAGTTACTTAAGGCAGCAAGGAAAGGAAAAATACTTCTTTAACCCATCAGATAAAAAGCTTGATTTGCCAGAACCGTTTACACCCATTAAAACAAAAGTAAAAAAGTACTGGATTAATGAAACCGTTACTAAGAAGTTTATTTTAAATACTAAAGTATGGCACGTTTCGCTATTTGTACTTTTAGTCAGTGCATATTTAAAAACCATCAAACAGCTCGAAGAAAGCACGGAAAAAATAATTATAAACCTGCCTACAGGCGGAAGGGTATATCCAAATGCTGATGCTACAGGTATTTTAGGATCATTTGCCCAAAATATGGCATTAACTTTCTATGTCGAAAGCGACACTGAAACATGGAAAGACTTGATTGAAAGAGTAAACACAGAGATAAAGAGCAGATTGGCATCAGGGATAGACAGGGCACAGACATATCAAGCCGCTTTCGCAGCAAAAGAGAATGAGATGCTGATAGACGGTGAAATACCTGAAACAGTTGCTTCAATTATACGTTCTTCGGTTAAATCCAACCTATATCTTTCTTTTGTAGGGAATACATATATAAAAGAACTTTATGGAAGTCTGGAAGTTAGGGATTATGAAGCATATACATGTACAAATCCCGGAACAATTGATATCCTCGTGGAATTGTTCCATGGAAGGATATTACTCACTTCAAATTATGACAGTACTTTTTTTGATGAAGCATATATTGATGTACATATGAACAGATTAGTAGACAACATTAATGAACTTGCAGAGGTGAGTGAAGAAAACGGGGAGGTTAGTCAGACAGTATTAACGCCTGTGACTTGCAGCAAAGAGGTTGAAGCAGAGCTTTGCAGGATAGCAGGAGAGATATGCCAAAGAGAATTCAGAAATTTTGATTTGGACAAAGATATTGATTCAGAGCTCGGCATAGATTCGCTTGAACGCATCCGTATAGTTGCAAGGTTAAGCAAGGTAAAGAAAAATTTGGATAGAAAGAGTCTGTTTAATTGCAGGACACTTAGGGAAATGTCGTGGCTGCTGGATGAAAATATTACTTCCGCCAACGGAAAGAATGATAAAACCAATATTCAAATTCCCTATTTGAAAGTAGTTGAACAATGCAGATTAACTCCGGATGCACAAGCAGTACTTTTTGAGGAACAAAGCATTTCATATTCAGAGCTGGAACACATCACAAACAAGCTTGCAAATTGTCTTAAAAGTAAAGGGATAGGAAGAGGAACTATTGTCGGAATCATGACTTTGCCCGGACCTATGATGATTTTAGGCATGCTTGGCATATTAAAATCAGGAGCTGCTTACGTACCGGTAGATGCATCATATCCGACAGGAAGGATTCAATATATCATAAACCATTCTGAGCTTAATGTGCTGCTTACAGAAGAAACACTAGCGGAGCAGGTAAAGGGCTTGATAAAAGATTGTCCAGGTATCAAAAGCCTAATTTTTCTTGACAATCTAACCAAACGTCAGGAATTCCAATCGATCGGACTGGTCGAAAAAGATGCATGGATGGCATTTCCCGCAATTCAGCCAGAGTACGAAAGCAGCCCGGATGATTTGATGGTAGTCCTCTATACTTCCGGATCAACCGGAAATCCAAAAGGGGTAATGCTTAATCACCTGGGATATATGAACCGTTTGGAATGGCACCAAAAAAAATTCAACTTAAAGCCGGGCGAAAGGGTGGCGCAAAAAACCTCATGCTGCTTTGATATATCTGTATGGGAGCTGTATTGGCCATTAATGTACGGTGGTACATTATGTCCTGTCCGAAAGGAGATAGTAAGAAATCCCTGGGAGCTTGCCCAGTGGCTGATAGATACTAAAATAAACATAATGCATTTTGTACCGTCGCTTTTTGGCGAGTTTGTTCATGCTTTGGAAGATGAAGATTATTATTTTAAAGATTTGCGCTGGCTGATTTTCAGCGGAGAGGCCCTCCCTATGTCCTATATACAGGAGTGGATAGACAAACATGGTATGTCCACCAAGCTGGCAAACCTGTACGGCCCGACAGAGGCTTCAATAGATGTTACATATCATATCATTGATAAGAGGCCTGGCTCTGACGGGGAAAGCCAGATTCCTATTGGAAAGCCTATAGACAACGTTAATATTCTTAACCTTGATGAAAACATGAGGATGTTGAGTGAAGGAGAGATCGGGGAGCTATGGATAGGAGGCATACAGCTTGCAAAGGGATATTTAAAAAATCCGGAGAAGACGGCTGAAGCTTTCAAACCCAACCCTTTTAAAGAAATACAGGGTGATTATCTTTACCGAACCGGGGATTTGACAAAAAAAAGAGCAGATGGAAGCTTTGAGTATCACGGGCGTATTGATAACCAAGTAAAAATACGTGGTTTTAGAGTTGAACTGGGTGAGATAGAGACAGTTTTAAGCAGTCATTGCAATATAAATGAAGCAGCGGTTATTGCAGTTGAAAGCAGTGAAGGACAAAGTCAGCTTGTGGCTTACTTGTCAGGAAAGATGACTGCGGATTCCGAAATAAAAGATTACATAGGAAATAAACTTCCGTATTACATGATCCCTCACAGGATAGAATGGGTGCAGAGCCTTCCCAAGAATCCGAACGGCAAGCTTGACAGAAGGGCGGTTAAGGAGTTGTACTTTAACAAAAGCGGAGGGGCAAGGGAAATAGAGCCGCTAACAGCTCCGGTCAAAAAAGAAAGTCCTCAGGCTGGCAATAATGAAGAAAAAGAAGTTTTTATACCGCTCGCACCGGCTCAAAACTGGCTAATGAGCTACTTCGATTACCCCTACAACTGGACAGGATACACTAGATTTTTGTTTAAACAGTCATTGGATTACTGTGCATTCAACAAGGCAATAACTATGCTTACAAACAGACATGATGCCTTAAGGAGCATATTGTGCCGCAAGGGGTCCAGGTGGGTCCAGAAAATACTGCCTCAGGGCGAATACATAAATGTTGAATATCTTGATGCGTCCCACATGAATAAGAAGCAGATTGATGACGCGGTTAATGCACTGATAAGGGATACAATTCAAGTATTTAGTGTTGACAAATGGCCTCTGTGGAAGATTATAGCGATTAAGACCCCGGACAATCTGCATGACATGGTTATAGTCGGGCATCATCTTATTTCTGACGTAGTAACGAATAGCCTGTTGTTTAAAGAGTTATGGCAAATTTACTATCATCTTTTATCGGAAGAGAAAATTAAACTTCAAACTCCTGGATCTTTCAGAGAATTTGTAGAGCTTGTAGAATCGGAAAAAAGTAGAAAATGGAAGGAATACATTGACTATTGGACGAAAATGTTCCCTTCAAAAGAACAGATATTCAGTATTCCTACAGATTTTGCACCGGGCTCTAATGACGAAGGCTCTGCCGATACAGAAAAATTTGTACTTGATAATATGCAAACCGCCAAAATATTAAGCAATGCAAAGAAGTTTTTTTGCAGCAATGTCTATTCAATCCTGCTTGCTCCCCTTTATAAGATGTTGGGAGAACAATACCGGCAGTCTAAAGTTATAGTAAGCCACAGAGTGCATGGGAGGGATGTTGGCGGAGATAATACATTTTTCCAGACAGCAGGCAATTTTGCAGTTAACTTTCCATTAGGTATTGAAATTGACCAGAATGAAAACTGGGCAAGTTTAGTTGAAAAAATTAAGGGAACACTTAAAAAGGTTCCTATGAACGGTATAAGCTATGATGTTGTTTCTGAGAACTTGCCTGTATACATGTGCCCTGATATTAAGCTGACCCCTGTCAGGGCAAATTACCTTGGCAACAGGGATGTGCCCCAATTTGACGTTTTTGAGTTTTACAAAAATGGAAAGGATAGAAGGTACTCACTACCCCAACAAAAAAGGATATCCATAATTGAATTTTTCTTTTCAATAGTAGACGGAAGCTTGAATGTGGAAATTGAATACTCAAGGAATCTATATAGTGCGGATACCATAAAGCAGCTTGGTGAAAAATATATGGAGTCCCTTAAAATGCTTATAGGATTTGTTGAGGGAGTATCATGCGATAAGAACAAGACAGTCAACAACTCAAAATACAGCAAGGGATTGCTTTCAGACAAAGTTGTAATTGTAACAGGAGGGGGAAGGGGTATTGGTAGAAGCATTGCACTTTCAATGGCTAGGGAAGGCGCTGAAATAGTTATTGTATCGAGGACTAAGGAAGATTTGGAACAAACGGCAGGTGAAATACAAAAGCTTGGTGGAAGGCCAATGATAATTCCGGTTGATGTCACTAAGCTGTCTGATGTTAACAGTGCTGTAGAGAAAATTTTGCGCGAGTTCGGAAGAATTGATGTACTGGTAAATAATGCAGGAATCACAAAGCTTGCAGCTATTAATGATATTGAACCTGATGAATGGCGGAAAATCATTGAGGTGAATCTCTTTGGGACATATAATTTTTGTAAAGCTGTCATTCCGCATTTTACAAAGAGAAATCAGGGGAAGATCATCAATATAGGTTCAGATTCGTCCTTTATCGGGTATCCGCTAATGAGTGCCTATAGTGCATCAAAGCATGCGGTACTTGGGCTGACAAAATCCCTGGCTGAAGAGCTAAAGCTCCAAAACGTTCAGGTTAATGCTATTTGCCCTGCATTGGTGGATACCGGCATGGCACCGAAAGCATTAAGAAACGGGGCTATTCCTCCTGAGAAGATATCCGATACGGCTGTTTTTCTGGCTTCTTCCATGTCTGATTACATTACCGGAGAAGCCATAAAAGTATATGGCAAACAGGATATGTACTGGTTTGGTTCCCGGCAAACGGATATGTTTAAAACAATATTGCAGGATAAGAGGAATGTTACTTGA
- a CDS encoding MFS transporter, producing the protein MRIDYDKLIGSNKWVMYCVALMTGFAMGVINPLATTHMTKNNVGNIWVGAISSSYFLFMALGSMLIYKKLRGKDVRRMLISGLLLTAASSIGFPLVNNKVLWFLLMSLMGAGISLNMVGIQTVMHNVTESGSKALVSGIYSFCFAVGFVISAVIGPRIYEKSTWMAFLTGALCLCISAFLINFKLKNLLTIPAYSEGKIFSKITVALFGAFAYGFSETTLVSLYPLFMIRLNFELSQVGYALGIFIVGSILGTIPITYMADRIGRKKCLGIAIFASLFAVAGIMAFDSFSSKLIFSFIAGFTIGPVYPLSLALSVQDLSQEELLSGTALFTFAYGIGSTAGPFLSSVAMRYLGNNYIFSISLLIFIIMLAYMVIPSMYSKNFISKGKA; encoded by the coding sequence GTGAGAATAGATTATGACAAACTCATTGGAAGCAATAAATGGGTTATGTATTGTGTAGCTTTGATGACAGGGTTTGCAATGGGGGTTATAAACCCTCTTGCAACCACCCATATGACAAAAAACAATGTAGGAAACATTTGGGTTGGGGCAATTTCTTCTTCATATTTTCTATTTATGGCTCTTGGTTCAATGCTTATTTATAAAAAGCTTAGAGGAAAAGATGTAAGAAGGATGCTGATATCGGGACTATTGCTGACAGCTGCTTCTTCAATAGGTTTTCCCCTGGTAAATAACAAGGTTTTATGGTTTTTGCTGATGAGCCTTATGGGGGCAGGTATCAGCCTTAATATGGTGGGTATTCAAACAGTCATGCATAATGTAACTGAAAGCGGCAGCAAAGCACTGGTCAGCGGTATTTACTCCTTCTGCTTTGCTGTAGGATTTGTTATCAGTGCCGTAATTGGCCCGAGAATTTATGAGAAATCTACATGGATGGCTTTCTTAACAGGAGCGCTTTGCCTTTGTATTTCAGCTTTTTTAATCAATTTCAAGCTAAAAAATCTGCTGACAATACCGGCATATAGTGAAGGAAAGATATTTTCAAAAATAACTGTAGCCCTATTTGGAGCCTTCGCATATGGCTTTTCCGAAACCACTCTGGTGTCACTTTATCCTCTCTTTATGATCCGGCTTAATTTCGAACTTTCACAGGTGGGATATGCATTAGGTATATTTATAGTAGGAAGTATACTCGGGACTATACCTATAACCTACATGGCAGACAGAATCGGCCGGAAAAAATGTCTGGGGATAGCTATATTTGCTTCATTGTTTGCTGTTGCAGGTATTATGGCTTTTGACAGTTTCAGCAGCAAATTAATATTTTCATTTATTGCCGGCTTTACAATCGGGCCTGTTTATCCACTCTCTCTAGCACTGTCAGTCCAGGACCTTTCCCAGGAGGAACTGTTGTCAGGAACAGCCTTGTTTACTTTTGCTTATGGCATTGGTTCAACGGCAGGTCCGTTTTTATCGTCTGTTGCAATGAGGTATTTAGGCAACAACTATATATTCAGCATTAGTTTATTAATTTTTATAATCATGTTAGCATATATGGTCATACCTAGCATGTATTCTAAGAATTTTATCTCAAAGGGAAAAGCTTAA